A DNA window from Mytilus edulis chromosome 14, xbMytEdul2.2, whole genome shotgun sequence contains the following coding sequences:
- the LOC139504032 gene encoding DEP domain-containing protein DDB_G0279099-like: MDLKKMPPSHGYNYICNIVDCYRRFAFGGCIKHKTAKEVATVILRFIYIFGPPRILQTDNGKEFNNEDLTEVMAEFKTRKINGKPYHPQSQGRVERFNRTVVAYFRTAFVDSRDWPSMLDEFYYKYNSRVNKSTKPLTPYQRFYKRPNFCVALEDQVPICNLTSEEKAFLNSAHLDVEDNVETEELTVENTEVNENSQEQVNDSSTTLQSAHIDRVSIVHVPACAHMDDLSIAPVQERQLSNQEYMENMWRQKLEKIAPVERRSNIYNETPLTDTTNSQMVRNTDMTHGTPLTDTSNSQIVCNTDMTHGTPLTHITNSQMVRNTDMMLGTPLTHITNSQMVRNTDMTHGTPLTHITNSQMVRNTDMMHGTPLTHITNSQMVRNTDMTHGTPLTHITNSQMVRNTDMMHGTPLTDTTNSQMVRNTDMTHGTPLTDTTNSQMVRNTDMMHGTPLTDTTNSQIVCNTDMTHGTPLTHITNSQMVRNTDMTHGTPLTHITNSQMVRNTDMMHGTPLTHITNSQMVRNTDMTHGTPLTHITNSQMVRNTDMMHGTPLTDTTNSQMVRNTDMMLGTPLDDITNSQMVRNTDMMLGTPLTDTTNSQMVRNTDMMLGTPLADITNSQIIRNTDMMHNDVSPYYREIYAKRFLANTIQTNSNKRRYSDSNIYTENRETWDRDLYPVELFPRKSQVIEMQTFNPNINDTIDFRPNSALSARTNVFLSGYWRKGIVMDIQMDDSKGRVYTVKTLRTIKSTVYQNT; this comes from the exons ATGGACCTCAAGAAGATGCCTCCGTCACATGGTTACAACTACATATGCAATATTGTAGATTGCTACAGAAGATTTGCATTTGGTGGGTGCATTAAGCACAAAACAGCAAAAGAAGTGGCTACAGTGATTTTACGCTTTATATACATTTTTGGACCACCTAGAATTTTACAAACTGACAATGGAAAGGAGTTTAATAATGAAGACTTAACAGAAGTTATGGCagaatttaaaacaagaaaaattaaCGGAAAGCCTTACCATCCCCAATCACAAG GTCGAGTTGAAAGGTTTAACAGAACAGTTGTCGCCTACTTCAGAACAGCTTTTGTTGATAGTCGGGACTGGCCCAGTATGTTAGACGAATTTTACTATAAGTACAACAGCAGAGTTAATAAATCTACCAAACCTTTGACACCATATCAGAGATTTTATAAAAGACCAAATTTCTGTGTTGCGTTAGAAGATCag GTACCAATATGCAATTTGACATCAGAAGAAAAGGCATTTTTGAATAGTGCACACCTGGATGTAGAAGATAATGTTGAAACGGAAGAATTAACAGTAGAAAATACAGAAGTCAATGAAAATAGTCAG GAACAAGTTAATGACAGCAGCACTACACTACAATCTGCGCATATAGATCGGGTATCTATTGTACATGTACCAGCGTGTGCACATATGGACGATTTATCTATTGCGCCAGTACAAGAGAGACAATTGTCAAATCAGGAGTATATGGAAAATATGTGGAGACAGAAACTAGAAAAGATt GCCCCTGTAGAAAGAAGAAGTAACATTTACAATGAAACACCTTTAACTGACACTACAAACTCACAGATGGTTCGCAACACTGATATGACGCATGGAACACCTTTGACTGACACTTCAAACTCACAGATAGTTTGCAACACTGATATGACGCATGGAACACCTTTGACTCACATTACAAACTCACAGATGGTTCGCAACACTGATATGATGCTTGGAACACCTTTGACTCACATTACAAACTCACAGATGGTTCGCAACACTGATATGACGCATGGAACACCTTTGACTCACATTACAAACTCACAGATGGTTCGCAACACTGATATGATGCATGGAACACCTTTGACTCACATTACAAACTCACAGATGGTTCGCAACACTGATATGACGCATGGAACACCTTTGACTCACATAACAAACTCACAGATGGTTCGCAACACTGATATGATGCATGGAACACCTTTAACTGACACTACAAACTCACAGATGGTTCGCAACACTGATATGACGCATGGAACACCTTTAACTGATACTACAAACTCACAGATGGTTCGCAACACTGATATGATGCATGGAACACCTTTGACTGACACTACAAACTCACAGATAGTTTGCAACACTGATATGACGCATGGAACACCTTTGACTCACATTACAAACTCACAGATGGTTCGCAACACTGATATGACGCATGGAACACCTTTGACTCACATTACAAACTCACAGATGGTTCGCAACACTGATATGATGCATGGAACACCTTTGACTCACATTACAAACTCACAGATGGTTCGCAACACTGATATGACGCATGGAACACCTTTGACTCACATTACAAACTCACAGATGGTTCGCAACACTGATATGATGCATGGAACACCTTTAACTGACACTACAAACTCACAGATGGTGCGCAACACTGATATGATGCTTGGAACACCTTTGGATGACATTACAAACTCACAGATGGTTCGCAACACTGATATGATGCTTGGAACACCTTTAACTGACACTACAAACTCACAGATGGTTCGCAACACTGATATGATGCTTGGAACACCTTTGGCTGACATTACAAACTCACAGATAATTCGCAACACTGATATGATGCAT aatGACGTAAGCCCGTATTACCGGGAAATATATGCTAAAAGATTTTTAGCCAATACAATACAGACCAATTCAAACAAACGGAGATATTCTGATTCCAATATTTACACTGag AACAGAGAAACATGGGATAGGGATTTGTATCCTGTTGAGTTGTTTCCTAGGAAGTCCCAAGTTATTGAAATGCAAACATTTAATCCAAATATTAATGACACAATAGATTTTCGACCAAATTCAGCACTTAGCGCAAGAACAAATGTATTTCTGTCAGGGTATTGGAGGAAGGGGATAGTAATGGACATTCAGATGGATGATTCTAAAGGGAGAGTGTACACAGTGAAAACCTTGAGAACAATAAAATCCACTGTTTATCAAAATACTTAA
- the LOC139503932 gene encoding caspase-8-like, giving the protein MASTCLTKNILVDICSDLDSDDMANLKFLMKDVAGLHKLMPATIALDLFSAIENNKNVALHNGRFLAECFELMGRTDLVRRIGLNPTQVEQQMGQTKYSVRPFRILLYKISEDLASDDVELLASFCLRVFKLTRQEKSTIKSAFDLFVLLEKRGIIEVVHTNPLKEMMKSLENRGDLVDLVDEYQVIVPDRSGPTGSRTIPDYPDGYPSLQSTSHLAQPRPNSGPSVPFYEMTSTPRGICVIINNNKFIKMKSREGTDVDQARLEATFKKLGFMIKVYRDLTVKDMAGVMKDISIMDHSKYNALVVCVLSHGGENFIYRMDDKGGKRSNSRRRQLVHGDGDRPIQGNFVYGVDDKPIPIRYLTMYFQSSKCKTLANKPKLFFIQACQGEDMQTGVLLSSDLQMDGPSVDESIDMDVAPVFENAEETDAAPHASDNQKVIPDESDFLLGYATVFGYVSYRSRSQGSFYVRSLTENLDKHADTLDLQALMVKVNHDVSEENIDIVKGEQAKKQVPMTQITLRKLLFFSPDNLK; this is encoded by the exons atggCTTCAACGTGCCTTACCAAAAATATATTAGTGGATATATGTTCTGACTTAGATAGTGATGATATGGCCAATCTAAAATTCCTAATGAAAGACGTGGCCGGTCTACATAAGTTAATGCCAGCAACTATTGCATTAGACTTGTTCAGTGctattgaaaacaataaaaatgtaGCCTTACATAATGGACGATTTCTAGCAGAATGTTTTGAGTTAATGGGACGAACAGATCTCGTCAGACGAATTGGATTGAACCCAACTCAAGTTGAACAACAAATGGGCCAAACTAAATATAGTGTCAGACCTTTCAG gaTTTTACTTTACAAAATATCAGAAGATTTGGCATCTGATGACGTAGAACTTTTAGCTTCATTTTGTCTACGTGTATTTAAATTAACTCGACAAGAAAAATCAACTATCAAGTCAGCATTCGACCTATTTGTACTTCTAGAAAAAAGGGGGATAATTGAAGTAGTTCATACAAATCCACTGAAGGAAATGATGAAATCTCTCGAGAACAGAGGAGACTTGGTAGATCTCGTTGATGAGTATCAAG ttatAGTTCCAGACAGATCAGGTCCTACAGGTAGCAGAACAATACCAGATTATCCAG ATGGCTACCCGAGTTTACAGTCGACCAGCCATCTGGCACAACCACGCCCTAATAGTGGTCCGTCTGTGCCGTTTTATGAAATGACGTCAACACCTAGAG GAATATgtgtaataataaataataacaagTTTATCAAAATGAAGTCCAGAGAAGGGACAGACGTCGATCAAG cCAGACTAGAAGCAACATTTAAAAAACTTGGATTTATGATTAAAGTTTACCGAGATTTGACAGTTAAAGATATGGCGGGGGTTATGAAAGACATTTCTATCATGGACCATTCAAAATATAATGCACTTGTTGTGTGTGTACTGTCACATGGTGGGGAAAATTTCATATATAGAATGGACGATAAAGGAGGGAAAAGGAGTAACAGTCGGAGACGACAGCTGGTTCATGGAGATGGTGATCGCCCGATACAAGGAAATTTTGTGTACGGCGTAGACGACAAACCAATTCCGATTAGATATTTGACAATGTATTTCCAATCGTCGAAATGTAAAACGTTAGCAAataaaccaaaattattcttcatTCAGGCCTGCCAAGGAGAAGACATGCAAACGG GAGTGCTTTTGTCATCAGATCTTCAAATGGATGGTCCATCGGTTGATGAATCCATTGACATGGATGTTGCCCCCGTGTTCGAAAATGCGGAAGAGACGGATGCAGCTCCGCATGCGTCAGATAACCAGAAAGTTATTCCTGATGAATCAGACTTTCTCCTTGGATACGCCACAGTATTTGGTTACGTATCCTACAGAAGTAGGTCACAGGGATCATTTTATGTAAGAAGTCTTACAGAAAATCTGGATAAACATGCTGACAC GTTAGATCTACAAGCGTTAATGGTTAAAGTAAATCACGATGTCTCCGAGGAAAATATAGATATAGTGAAAGGAGAACAAGCTAAGAAACAAGTTCCAATGACACAAATTACACTGCGAAAATTACTCTTTTTCTCGCCAGATAACTTGAAATAA
- the LOC139504031 gene encoding uncharacterized protein — protein sequence MSLIRYKKIHIPGSSRKNDIKGCTFTPKGKLVFAYHNNGRLVILEESGSLECEIPLSSGRPFDVTCIDENTVAVSNAYATQIEVINISSKLRRKVIKTTGGSYGISFSEGRLLYSELGKGIQVVELDDGTHGKLIQKEDEVNTFNYVTVSENRIYETNPEANVVTFRTSSGEALWEYKDDSVVKTPYGITVDSNLNVYVVSNGNNSVIVISRDGKHAKRLLGKGNGVNDPTCIHIDKNRNILMVGNVDGNIYLYDVT from the coding sequence ATGAGTCTTATACGGTACAAAAAGATTCACATTCCAGGGAGTAGCAGGAAGAATGATATCAAAGGTTGCACATTTACACCGAAAGGGAAATTGGTATTTGCATATCACAATAATGGCCGACTTGTTATTTTAGAAGAATCTGGGTCATTAGAATGTGAAATACCCCTATCCTCCGGTCGTCCGTTCGATGTCACGTGCATTGATGAAAACACTGTTGCTGTTTCAAATGCATATGCAACCCAGATAGAAGTTATAAATATATCATCAAAGCTAAGACGAAAAGTTATCAAAACCACTGGCGGAAGTTATGGTATATCATTCTCCGAAGGGCGATTACTATACTCTGAACTTGGAAAAGGTATCCAAGTAGTTGAACTCGATGACGGCACTCATGGTAAACTTATTCAGAAAGAAGATGAAGTTAACACTTTTAACTATGTAACAGTATCTGAAAATCGCATTTACGAAACCAATCCTGAAGCTAATGTTGTTACTTTCAGAACATCATCTGGTGAGGCATTATGGGAATACAAAGATGACTCGGTTGTCAAAACTCCATATGGTATCACAGTTGACAGCAATTTAAATGTATACGTCGTTTCAAATGGAAATAACAGTGTAATCGTGATATCGCGCGACGGAAAACATGCAAAACGCTTGCTTGGTAAAGGTAATGGGGTAAATGATCCTACATGCATTCATATTGATAAAAACAGAAACATTCTAATGGTAGGCAACGTTGAtggaaacatatatttatatgatgTTACTTGA